In Streptomyces sp. NBC_00683, the DNA window CTGGGACGACTTCTGGTCGCGGTTCAACGGGATCGCCGATGCGGTCAAATTCCGGCAGGAGCGCGCCACAAAGCAGATGGGAACGCTCGGAAGCGGAAACCACTTCATCGAGTTCTGCCTCGATGAGGAGGGATCGGTATGGCTGATGCTGCACTCCGGATCTCGGAACATCGGCAAGGAGCTCGCCGACTTCCACATCGGGCAGGCGCAGAAGCTTCCGCACAACCAGGGCATCATCGACCGTGACCTGGCAGTTTTCATCGCGGACACCCCGCAGATGGCGGCGTACCGCAACGACCTGTTCTGGGCGCAGGAGTACGCGAAGTTCAACCGCGCGATCATGATGGGGCTCTTCCAGGACGTGGTCCGGAAGGAATTCAGGAAGGCGAAGGTCACCTTCGAGCCGGTCATTTCCTGTCACCACAACTATGTGGCGGAGGAGCGGTACGAGGGCATGGACCTGCTGGTCACGCGGAAGGGCGCGATCCGTGCCGGCTCGGGTGACTTCGGGATCATCCCGGGTTCCATGGGCACCGGTTCGTACATCGTGAAGGGGCTGGGGAACGCGAAGTCGTTCAACTCCGCCTCGCACGGCGCCGGGCGGCGGATGAGCAGGAACGCCGCGAAGCGCCGCTTCTCGACGAAGGACCTGGAGGACCAGACGCGGGGCGTGGAGTGCCGGAAGGACTCCGGCGTCGTGGACGAGATCCCGGCTGCTTACAAGCCGATCGAGCAGGTCATCGAGCAGCAGCGCGACCTCGTCGAGGTCGTCGCGAAGCTGAAGCAGGTCGTGTGCGTGAAGGGCTGAGCCCGGATCCCCGAACGCAGAACCGAGCCCGACCGAGCCCCCCGGACCGCCGCTGTGCGGTCCGGGGGGCTCGGTCGTGCGGGCGCGCTGCTCGCCCCGGCACCGGCCTGCTGCCGCTCGCCGGCCTCAGAGTGTGCGGTGGACCTTGGAGTTGGAGGCCTGGGCGCGGGGGCGTACCACCAGCAGATCGATGTTGACGTGGCTGGGGCGGGTGATGGCCCAGGTGATCGTGTCGGCCACGTCGTCGGCGGTGAGCGGGGCGTCGACGCCTGCGTAGACCTTGGCCGCCTTCTCCGTGTCGCCGCGGAAGCGGGTGGTGGCGAACTCCTCGGTCTTGACCATGCCGGGCGCGACCTCGATGACGCGGACCGGGGTGCCGACGATCTCCAGGCGAAGGGTCTCGGCCAGGACGTGCTCGCCGTGCTTGGCCGCGACGTAGCCGGCGCCGCCCTCGTACGAGGAGAGCGCGGCCGTGGAGGAGAGGATCACGACCGTGCCGTCGCCGCTCGCGGTCAGGGCGGGGAGCAGGGACTGGGTGACGTTCAGGGTGCCGATGACATTCGTCTCGTACATCTGGCGCCAGTCGTCGGGGTCGCCGGTCGCGACGGGGTCGGCGCCGAGGGCACCGCCCGCGTTGTTGACGAGGACGGCGAGGGAGCGGAACGCGGTGGCGAACTCGTCGACCGCGGCGCGGTCGGTGACGTCCAGGGCGTAGGCCGTTGCCTGGTGGCCCGCCTCGGTCAGCTCGGCGGCGAGCGCCTCTATGCGGTCCTTGCGGCGGGCGGTGAGCACGACGCGGTATCCGGCGGCGGCCAGCTGCCGGGCGGTCGCGGCGCCGATGCCGCTGCTCGCGCCGGTGATGACGGCGATGGGGGTGGCGGCCATGGCGAACTCCTCGGACAGTTGATCGGTACGGCCAAGGATAGGCAGTCGGCCTGAGCGCGGATTCAGTGGTTGCGGGGTGCGTACATGATCAACGCCATGCCGGCCAGGCAGACCAGCGCGCCGATCACGTCCCAGCGGTCGGGGCGGTAGCCGTCGGCGACCATGCCCCAGGCGATCGAACCGGCGACGAACACCCCTCCGTACGCGGCGAGGATGCGGCCGAACTCCCCGTCCGGCTGGAGCGTCGCCACGAAACCGTAGGCGCCGAGGGCGATGACGCCCGCGCCGATCCAGATCCAGCCGCGGTGCTCGCGCACGCCCTGCCATACGAGCCAGGCGCCACCGATCTCGAAGAGCGCGGCAACGGCGAAGAGTGCGACGGAACGGGCGACCAGCATGGGAGCAGCGTTTCATGGCAGTCGGCAGGCCGGCGCAGTGCGGGACGGGACCTGGCCGCAGCGGGCCGCGGTGAGGTGCCGGGTGCCGTGTTCCGTTCCCCAGCGGTCACCGGGCTATGGCATGACGCAGTGTTTCGGGGTCGGGGTGCTCGCCGGCCCAGGCGATGTATCCGTCGGGGCGGACGAGCAGCGTGGTGGTGCGGTCTCCCGTCCAGTGCGCGTGGACGAGTGGGGCCGGGGTCTTCGGGGTGGGGGCGTCCGGGGGTGTGACCAGGGTGAAGGCGCCGTCGCCCAGGAGGTCGTGGAGCCGGCCTTCGCGGAGCTGCAGGTCCGGGGCGCGGGTGCCCGTGAGGCGGTGGCTGCCCCGGGGCGCGGGGTAGGAGATTCCGATGCCGGTGATCATCCCGATCGCCTTGTCCGAGGCCGGCCGTACGACGGACAGCAGGCGGGTGACGGCGGTGCGTACGGCCCGTTGCAGCGGGGTCCTGGCCATGGCGAGGCGGATGATCGCGCCGCTGGCGCGGAGGACCTTCGCGCCGACCGGGTGCCGTTCGGCGTGGTAGCTGTCGAGCAGTGCTTCGGGGTCGGCCGAGTGCCCGTGGAGGACGGCGGCGAGCTTCCAGGAGAGGTTCGCGGCGTCCTGGAGCCCGGTGTTCATGCCCTGGCCGCCCGCCGGGGAGTGGACGTGGGCGGCGTCGCCGGCCAGGAAGACCCGGCCGGTGCGGTAGGCGGGCACCTGGCGTTCGTCGCTGTGGAAGCGCGAGATCCAGCGGGGGTCGTGCATCCCGTAGTCGGTGCCGAACGCGAGGCGGGCGGTCTCGCGCAGTTCGTCGAGCTCCACGGGCTCGCTGTCGGAGGCCTGCCGGGTGCGGTTCCAGCCCATGACCCGGTACCAGCCGTCGCCGAACGGGGCGATGAAGGCGAAGGCGTCCCCCACGCCGTTGACGGTGAGGAGGCTCGGGGGTTCCTCCGCGAGGCGGACGTCGGCCAGGACGATGGACCTGATCACGGATTCGCCCGGGAAGGGCAGCCCGAGGGTGTGCCGGACGGCGCTGCGGACTCCGTCGGTGCCGACGAGGTAGGTCGCTTCGAGGGTGGAGCGGGTCCCGTCGGTGTCCTGTATCTCGGCGGTGACCGTGTCCCGGTCGGCGGACTGGCTCAGGCCCAGAAGCTCCGTCCCGTACCGGAAGGTCACGCCCGCTGTGCGTGCGCGGCGCTCCAGCAGGCGTTCCACCTCGTACTGCGGGGTGATGAGGAGGTACGGGAAACGGGTCCGCAGCCGCGACAGGTCGAGCGAGAGCCTGCCGAAGAGCCGCAACCGGGTGAGGAGGGTGCCGGTCGCGATCAGCTCGTCGGCGAGGCCGCGGGTGCCGAGCAGTTCGAGGGTGCGTGCGTGGACGGCGAAGGCGCGGGTCATGTTGCCCGTCTCCTGCGGGCGGCGCTCGACGAGGGTGACCGACAGCCCCTGGGCGGCGAGGTCGCCCGCCAGGAGCATGCCCGTGGGTCCAGCGCCCACGACGAGTACGTCGAGGGTGCCGGAGGTGCTGGATTCGGTGCTGGATGTGCCGGTCATGACGGCCTCCCGATGCCACGTGCCAACGGTTGTGGGTCAACGCTTGTTGGCAAACATAGAACCTGCGGATATGGCATGTCAACATGTGTTGGCCTACGATTGTTGGCATGACAGCGCAAGCCCCCTCGTCCCCGCGCCGCTCGGACGCCACCAAGGCCGCGATCCTCGAAGCCGCACGCGAGCGTTTCGCCGCCGACGGGTACGAGCGCGCCACCATCCGCGCCATAGCCCGTGACGCGCGCATCGACCCGTCGATGGTGATGCGGTACTACGGTTCCAAGGAGGGGCTGTTCGCCGCGGCGTCCGAGATCGATCTGCGGATTCCCGGTCTGGGCGCCCTGCCGGGACAGCACATCGGCGCGGTCCTCGTCGAGCATTTCCTGGACCGCTGGGAGCAGGACGACGTGCTCACGGGCCTGCTCAGGGTGGGTGTCACCAATGAAGCGGGAGCCGAGCGGATGCGGGCCGTCTTCGCCGAACAGCTCGGGCCGGTGGCAGCCGGCGTCTGCCCCGACCCGGCCGATGCGCCGCGCCGTGCGGCGCTCGTCGCCTCGCAGATCCTGGGCATGGCGCTCGCCCGGTACGTCCTGCGCATCGGGCCCGCCGTGGCGATGTCCCGGCAGGAGATCATCGGCTGGCTCGCACCGACGGTCCAGCGCTATCTGACGGCCGAGCAGCCGTAGGAGCCGCAGCTGTAGGAGCACGCAGCCGTAGAAGCGGGCAGGCGGCCGGCCCGGGAGCCGGCCGTAGGAGGCGGTGTGCGCAGGAACGGACAGCCCTGGTGTCCGGACGCGGCGGCTACGCGGTCGGCGCCTCGTTGCGGAGCTCGCCGAACTCGCGCACGGCGTCCGCCACGACGGCCTCCAGGCGGGCGTGGTGGGCGCCCCGCCAGTACACCCGCCCGCAGTCCGCGCACTGCGCGAACACGTCGTAGGTCTCCTGCGTGCCGTGCTCCAGACGGGCGCTCACGGAGTCCTTGTCGGCCTGTGCGAGCTGCCCGTTGCAGGCGGTGCAGCGGGTCCACGGTGCGAGTACCGGCGCGAAACGGCCCAGGACGTCGCGGAGCTGCTCCTCCGGGCGGTCGCTGTAGATGTACGCCCCCGCCCAGATCTCCCGCCGTCTGAGCAGCCCCCGGTCGCGGGAGAGCAGGACCCGCTGCTCCTTCGCCGAGAGGGCCGCCAGCGCGGGGTCGCCGATGTCCTTGCTCTCGTACGCCGCGTCCACGCCCAGGAGCCGCAACCGGCGTGCGAGCGTGCCCAGATGGACGTCCAGAAGGAAGCGGAGCGGCGCACCGGGGACCTGCTGCGGGCGCTGCACGGCCCGCACCTCGACCAGCTCGCCCGGACCGGGGATGTGTGAGACGGGCACGGAGCGGCCGTCGACGAGGAGCTGTCCGGCCTCGGTGAGCGGGATGCCGAGGGATTCCACGACGTGTCCCAGGGTCGAGGAGCCGTCGGTGATGACGCCGGTGCGCCCCTGCCGGCGCTCGTGGGCGACGAAGAGCCGCAGTTCCGGGGCTACTTCGAGGGCGATCTCGGGTCCGTTCACCTGGCCAGGATGCCATTGCGCGGGGCGCGGCAGCGAGAGGTTTCCGGGGCGCGCGGACGCGGGTCGGCGGACAGCGCGGTTCAGGAGGCCGCGACGCGGGCCGGCGGCGGGCCCGAGTCGGAGTGGCCGCGGTCAGCGGTCCGGGTGCAGGTCCAGCCGCCAGTCGTTGGCCACCATCGGGCGGCCCGGCGGGTACTCCAGGTCGCACATGCCGAGGAGCACGAAGCCCGCCTTGCGGCACACCGCGTTCGACGCCGCGTTGGCGACGGACGGGAAGGCGTGCAGGAAGCGGTGCTTGTGCTCGGCCCGTGCCTGTTCGGCAACGGCGTTCGTGGCGGTCGTGGCGATGCCGAGCCCCTGGAAGCCGGGGAGGACCGCCCATCCCGTCTCGTACACCTGCTCGCCCTGCCAGGTCGTCTCCCAGAAACCGATCGTCCCCACACCCTCGCCCGTTCCGGCCAGGGCGATCCGGAACATGCGGCCCTTGCCTGTCCGGTCGGCGCTCAGTGCCGCGTACCGCTCGTGGCGGGCTTCGAGCTGCTCCTGGGTCTCGGGACCGCCGAGATGGTCCATCAGTTCGGGGGCGTTGGCCAGGCGGAGCAGTTCGAGGTCATCGTCCGACCAGGGCTCGATCCGCAGGGGCGCAGGGACCGGTGGCGTGCGTTCCATGGGGCGACTGTAGTGCGCGGCTCCGACAGCGGGCCGAGTGTCAGTGGGGCGCGAAAGCCGTCGGCGGCACGCCGACCGTCGCCGTGAAGTCCCTGACCAGGTGCGCCTGGTCGCTGTAGCCGAGATCGGCGGCGAGCGCGGCCCAGTCGGTTTCCGGGTCCGTCCCGGCGCGCTGCAGTGCTTCGTGGATGCGGTACCGCAGGATGACCCACTTGGGCCCGACGCCCACGTACGTGGAGAAGAGCCGCTGCAGCGAGCGTGCCGACAGGCCCTCGGCACGGGCCAGCTCATCGACGCGGAGCAGCGAGCGGTCCGTGCGTACGAGTTCGACGAGCGCCATCGCACGCTCGGCCTGCGGGTCCGGCGGAGGCACGAGCAGCAGCAGGCAGGCATCGAGTGCCGCGACCCGGGCGTCCTCCTCGGCGGGATCGAGAACGGCGCCGACCTCCGGTGCGGCGAGCACCTCCTGGGCCGGGAGCCGCTGCCCGGTCCACGCCGACACGGGCCGCTCCGGTGCGAACGGCCGGAATCCGCCGGGCCGGAACTTCACGCCGCAGACGCGCCCCCGGCCCTCCAGCCGCTGGCTGAACAGTCCCTGAACGATGCCGACGACTTCGGCGAAACCGGCCCGTTCCGTCCTGCTGCCGGACTCGTGCCGCTGGAGGACGAGATGGACCGACGGGTGGGGGACCACATGCGAGGTGTAGGGCTCCGTGAGGTCCCAGTCGATCAGCCAGTAGTGCTCCAGCCACGGGCGCAGCGCGGGGGCGGGTTCGCGCAGACGGAACTGCACGCGGGTGAACAGGTCGGGGGCGTCGACGATGCCCCGTGTGTCGCGTGCGGGTCCGGCCATGGTCGGGATCCTATGGCGAGCCCCCGGCGCACCTGTCGCGTTTCTTCAAGACGGCGTGGCCGGCCGGGGGCATCGTCGGGAGCATGAAGAAGATCAGTGAACTTCTGGACGTTTCCGCCGCACAGGCCTGGCCCGTCGTGCGGGGGATCGGTGACGAGGACCTGGCGGCCCCCACACCGTGCAGAGAGTACGACGTGCGGGCCCTGCTGAACCATCTGTTCCTCGTGGTCGCCAACTTCCGCGCCCTGGCGGCCCGGGAGCCCGTCGACTTCAGCCGGACGCCGGATGTCGTCACGGGCGACTGGCGCGACAGGTTCGGGGACGGGACGGCGCGGCTGGTGAAGGCCTGGGACGAGCCGGGTGCTGAGGACGGTGTGGCCGGAGGCATGGGGCTCCCGGCCAGAACGGTGGGGCTCATGGTGCTGGGGGACCTGACCGTGCACGCCTGGGACCTGGCGCGGGCGACGGGCCAGGACTTTGCGCCCGACCCGGCCGTGGTGCGGGAGTTGGGCCCGGGGCTGGCAGCGATGGCGCCGCAGGCCCGGGAGATGAAGGTGTTCGGCGAGCCGTTCCCCGTACCGCCCGAGGCAGGAGCCTTCGAGCAGGTCCTGGCTGTGACGGGCCGCGATCCGGGCTGGCGCCCGCCCCGGCCGTGACCTCGCAGGCCTCATCGGCAGACACCTCCGCCGCCGGCTGCCGCATGCCCGGCGGGCTGTCGTAGAAACGGCCGAGAGAGGCGTACGCGCGGTCGACGATGCCCTCGGCCCGCGTCAGCAGGTCCTGTTCGGCGAGACGGGCCGCGTGACGGGTGTACGGGGACGGCGGAGCCGGATGCCTGCGCCGCCACCAGCAGTCGCACGCTGCGTGGATGCCGCAGGCGAAGGCCAGGAACGGGATGGACAGGGCCAGCAGAATGTTGCCCATGCCGGGCCTCCTCCGACGTCGATGCCTCTTGCATCGGCACAGCCGGCGGGGTGGCTGGAGATCCTTCTTCGGACAATGAATGGCTGGATGGGGGCGTGACCTGGGCGGGGCAGGCCCCCGCCCGTCCCACGAGCGGCGCGGCTCGCCTGCCGTGAGGTCCTCGTCACGGGCGGGGAGCGGATCACGCCCGGGAAGCGTCCCGCCGTACGGGGTGAAAGCGGGAACCCAGCGGCTCCAGCGGGCTCGGGATGCCTCCGGAACGCACCGGCGTGCCCATGATCCACTCTGGCACGCCGGCCGGGAACGGTAGAGTTGCTGAGCTCCCAGGCGCGGGACGGGGCCGACGATGCCCCCGGCGGAATCCGGTGCCCGGGGAGTTGCGGGCCGCGGCCGGCGAAGCCTCTCGCCGCGAAACTCCGCCCCGACAGCAGCCCTCGGTGCTGCTGCCCCCGAGACTTCCGTCCGCCGCAGCGGACGATCCGCGGAATGCCGTCCGGGCTCCGCGGTCCACGCATGTCCCACGGTGCTGCCGGGCGTGCCCGAGTACGACAGGTGTCGCTCCCCTTGCCCTCTTCCGTACGTTCCGCGGCCGGCCTGCTGCGCGGTCACCGCCCGTCCTGGCTGTCCCCGAAGGTCTTCCGGACGGAGGCCCTGGCCGGCCTCGTCGTGGGCCTGGCGCTGATTCCCGAGGCGATCTCGTTCTCGATCATCGCCGGCGTCGACCCCGCGGTCGGTCTGTTCGCCTCGTTCACCATGGCTGTCGTCATCTCGTTCGTCGGCGGCAGGCCCGCGATGATCTCCGCCGCGACGGGGGCGGTGGCGCTGGTCATCGCCCCCCTCAACCGCGAGCACGGCTTCGGCTACCTGGTCGCGGGCGTCATCCTGGGCGGCGTCTTCCAGGTCGTCCTCGGGGCGCTCGGGGTCGCCAGGCTGCTGCGGTTCGTGCCCCGGAGTGTGATGGTCGGCTTCGTCAACGCGCTGGCCATCCTGGTCTTCATGGGACAGGTCTCCGAGATCACCGATGTCCCCTGGCCGGTGTATCCGCTGGTCATCGCCGGGCTCGCGATGATGGTGCTCTTCCCGAGGATCACCAGGGCGGTCCCGGCCCCGCTGGTCTCCATCATCATCCTGACCGTGATCACCGTCGCGGCCGGCATCGCGGTCCCGACGGTCGGTGACAACGGTGAGCTGCCCTCGTCGCTGCCCGTGCCCGGCCTGCCGGATGTGCCGTTCACCCTGGACACACTGACGACGATCGCCCCGTACGCGCTGGCCATGGCGTTCGTCGGCCTGATGGAGTCGCTGATGACGGCGAAACTGGTGGACGAGATCACCGACACCCGTTCCAGCAAGACCCGCGAGTCCATCGGCCAGGGCATCGCCAACATCGTGACCGGGTTCTTCGGCGGCATGGGCGGGTGCGCCATGATCGGCCAGACCATGATCAACGTACGGGTCTCGGGTGCCCGCACCCGCCTGTCCACGTTCCTCGCCGGTACGTTCCTGATGATCCTGTGCATCGTTTTCGGGCCGGTCGTCTCCGACATCCCGATGGCGGCCCTCGTCGCGGTCATGGTCATGGTGTGCTTCGCGACGTTCGACTGGCACTCCATCGCGCCCAGGACCCTCAAGCGGATGCCCGCCGGTGAGATCACGGTCATGGTCATCACGGTGGTCTGCGTGGTCGCCACCGAGAACCTCGCGATCGGCGTCGTCGTCGGTTCGGTCACCGCGATGGTCATCTTCGCCAAACGGGTCGCCCACCTCGCCGACGTCACCGCGGTCACCGACCCGGACGGGAGCCGGGTCGTCTACTCCGTCACCGGCGCGCTCTTCTTCGCGTCGTCCAACGACCTGGTCGGGCGGTTCGACTACGCGGACGACCCCGACGAGGTCGTCATCGACCTGACCGCCGCGCACATCTGGGACGCCTCCTCGGTGGCGACCCTGGACGCCATCACCACCAAGTACGAACAGCGCGGGAAGAGCGTGGAGATCACCGGGCTCAACGAAGCGAGTGCCCGCATCCACGAATCGCTCAGCGGCG includes these proteins:
- a CDS encoding RtcB family protein, giving the protein MSYVEVPGAKVPIRMWADPASVEDVAMQQLRNVATLPWIKGLAVMPDVHFGKGATVGSVIAMHGAVCPAAVGVDIGCGMSAVKTSLTANDLPGDLSRLRSKIEQAIPVGRGMHDSIVDPGRLHGFPTAGWDDFWSRFNGIADAVKFRQERATKQMGTLGSGNHFIEFCLDEEGSVWLMLHSGSRNIGKELADFHIGQAQKLPHNQGIIDRDLAVFIADTPQMAAYRNDLFWAQEYAKFNRAIMMGLFQDVVRKEFRKAKVTFEPVISCHHNYVAEERYEGMDLLVTRKGAIRAGSGDFGIIPGSMGTGSYIVKGLGNAKSFNSASHGAGRRMSRNAAKRRFSTKDLEDQTRGVECRKDSGVVDEIPAAYKPIEQVIEQQRDLVEVVAKLKQVVCVKG
- a CDS encoding SDR family oxidoreductase → MAATPIAVITGASSGIGAATARQLAAAGYRVVLTARRKDRIEALAAELTEAGHQATAYALDVTDRAAVDEFATAFRSLAVLVNNAGGALGADPVATGDPDDWRQMYETNVIGTLNVTQSLLPALTASGDGTVVILSSTAALSSYEGGAGYVAAKHGEHVLAETLRLEIVGTPVRVIEVAPGMVKTEEFATTRFRGDTEKAAKVYAGVDAPLTADDVADTITWAITRPSHVNIDLLVVRPRAQASNSKVHRTL
- a CDS encoding YnfA family protein, which gives rise to MLVARSVALFAVAALFEIGGAWLVWQGVREHRGWIWIGAGVIALGAYGFVATLQPDGEFGRILAAYGGVFVAGSIAWGMVADGYRPDRWDVIGALVCLAGMALIMYAPRNH
- a CDS encoding FAD-dependent monooxygenase; its protein translation is MTGTSSTESSTSGTLDVLVVGAGPTGMLLAGDLAAQGLSVTLVERRPQETGNMTRAFAVHARTLELLGTRGLADELIATGTLLTRLRLFGRLSLDLSRLRTRFPYLLITPQYEVERLLERRARTAGVTFRYGTELLGLSQSADRDTVTAEIQDTDGTRSTLEATYLVGTDGVRSAVRHTLGLPFPGESVIRSIVLADVRLAEEPPSLLTVNGVGDAFAFIAPFGDGWYRVMGWNRTRQASDSEPVELDELRETARLAFGTDYGMHDPRWISRFHSDERQVPAYRTGRVFLAGDAAHVHSPAGGQGMNTGLQDAANLSWKLAAVLHGHSADPEALLDSYHAERHPVGAKVLRASGAIIRLAMARTPLQRAVRTAVTRLLSVVRPASDKAIGMITGIGISYPAPRGSHRLTGTRAPDLQLREGRLHDLLGDGAFTLVTPPDAPTPKTPAPLVHAHWTGDRTTTLLVRPDGYIAWAGEHPDPETLRHAIAR
- a CDS encoding TetR/AcrR family transcriptional regulator; translated protein: MTAQAPSSPRRSDATKAAILEAARERFAADGYERATIRAIARDARIDPSMVMRYYGSKEGLFAAASEIDLRIPGLGALPGQHIGAVLVEHFLDRWEQDDVLTGLLRVGVTNEAGAERMRAVFAEQLGPVAAGVCPDPADAPRRAALVASQILGMALARYVLRIGPAVAMSRQEIIGWLAPTVQRYLTAEQP
- a CDS encoding Mut7-C RNAse domain-containing protein, producing the protein MNGPEIALEVAPELRLFVAHERRQGRTGVITDGSSTLGHVVESLGIPLTEAGQLLVDGRSVPVSHIPGPGELVEVRAVQRPQQVPGAPLRFLLDVHLGTLARRLRLLGVDAAYESKDIGDPALAALSAKEQRVLLSRDRGLLRRREIWAGAYIYSDRPEEQLRDVLGRFAPVLAPWTRCTACNGQLAQADKDSVSARLEHGTQETYDVFAQCADCGRVYWRGAHHARLEAVVADAVREFGELRNEAPTA
- a CDS encoding GNAT family N-acetyltransferase; the protein is MERTPPVPAPLRIEPWSDDDLELLRLANAPELMDHLGGPETQEQLEARHERYAALSADRTGKGRMFRIALAGTGEGVGTIGFWETTWQGEQVYETGWAVLPGFQGLGIATTATNAVAEQARAEHKHRFLHAFPSVANAASNAVCRKAGFVLLGMCDLEYPPGRPMVANDWRLDLHPDR
- a CDS encoding helix-turn-helix domain-containing protein; amino-acid sequence: MAGPARDTRGIVDAPDLFTRVQFRLREPAPALRPWLEHYWLIDWDLTEPYTSHVVPHPSVHLVLQRHESGSRTERAGFAEVVGIVQGLFSQRLEGRGRVCGVKFRPGGFRPFAPERPVSAWTGQRLPAQEVLAAPEVGAVLDPAEEDARVAALDACLLLLVPPPDPQAERAMALVELVRTDRSLLRVDELARAEGLSARSLQRLFSTYVGVGPKWVILRYRIHEALQRAGTDPETDWAALAADLGYSDQAHLVRDFTATVGVPPTAFAPH
- a CDS encoding TIGR03086 family metal-binding protein; protein product: MKKISELLDVSAAQAWPVVRGIGDEDLAAPTPCREYDVRALLNHLFLVVANFRALAAREPVDFSRTPDVVTGDWRDRFGDGTARLVKAWDEPGAEDGVAGGMGLPARTVGLMVLGDLTVHAWDLARATGQDFAPDPAVVRELGPGLAAMAPQAREMKVFGEPFPVPPEAGAFEQVLAVTGRDPGWRPPRP
- a CDS encoding SulP family inorganic anion transporter, whose translation is MPSSVRSAAGLLRGHRPSWLSPKVFRTEALAGLVVGLALIPEAISFSIIAGVDPAVGLFASFTMAVVISFVGGRPAMISAATGAVALVIAPLNREHGFGYLVAGVILGGVFQVVLGALGVARLLRFVPRSVMVGFVNALAILVFMGQVSEITDVPWPVYPLVIAGLAMMVLFPRITRAVPAPLVSIIILTVITVAAGIAVPTVGDNGELPSSLPVPGLPDVPFTLDTLTTIAPYALAMAFVGLMESLMTAKLVDEITDTRSSKTRESIGQGIANIVTGFFGGMGGCAMIGQTMINVRVSGARTRLSTFLAGTFLMILCIVFGPVVSDIPMAALVAVMVMVCFATFDWHSIAPRTLKRMPAGEITVMVITVVCVVATENLAIGVVVGSVTAMVIFAKRVAHLADVTAVTDPDGSRVVYSVTGALFFASSNDLVGRFDYADDPDEVVIDLTAAHIWDASSVATLDAITTKYEQRGKSVEITGLNEASARIHESLSGELTGSH